One genomic region from Augochlora pura isolate Apur16 chromosome 7, APUR_v2.2.1, whole genome shotgun sequence encodes:
- the LOC144472463 gene encoding uncharacterized protein LOC144472463, with protein sequence MADNEDATEINEEGEAEIEDKPDAEDEPEHDTEAEAEVEATAAEETQDVTSKPSEPEIQKSKSKDSALRGQPPEHRIPSGIGEGAPMKPGGRQESILSTSPLTDPALIEEMKIADERCTVIMKEIEDLKLEILGLMEKKELSEEDTQLLQQKQDELLTKMAEVEQITRKLQSMLGLTDLSSLTFSKMFDMLPYPHTKPSSIMEEEEEVKPRPEDLFDLPQIEYPEDKLPRVIICGHTEDEIPKIVVADSKKRGADRSLKNLTGKLTESLTMQEKLVLENAQLEGGKYKLEEALLEKDTAVESLQRKVCGLQAEMRIVVKENTELTRQLACLNQRITSPCCYPCPGGNQSPVSSPSPFRSFSYTTTVQQDDDYCQCKCCLPPQFPDNSSPHGNSICLTRNSQTFLNSGDSPRLAGGASRSGVFILSGASSQIDEMCCRSPAAVKQPCPPPPPRGTCPEELEQQLQSYGNNSKQLEQQLGNIECEIRNMQIELANVQRERQQLEQQRKLLKCTGPCAPCGCCPPPPSMSHQSPGSPPYIPPAPILPPPSIPLPKVSPTMPPAPSSTCTGPCVNAPMGASTCPQQQLRDLREQYARLQDDYKNKLCEVSCLRTDAEKLKQQTREAIEEREKLDIKLVDAQERLKAIEAEKGKYEGFKEQMIEHEQQLIVVKQRFRESQDELEELRSLIQDQAAQLEDYRNKYLQAQQQVEEQRRQLDLMEMDNARMNENVTLEIGRVKNQFQEKLAELAPLPDLLKQTQVKLQEAQQMRLVAERNCEDLSRELVGCKDKAQTLQNQLDVLRNEYQAMQEERGSGTGRFEELEKKNSELRHENERMKNTLARFEEHEAQLQKRIDEKMHEITQLTSMLDQVREDSARQVARTKERCETARRSMQGQIADMERQLAQCRATARAAQKDRDEIRQKMQGQINNLNEAFEQAQGRIRSLQGHVNYLKTSYSNIFKGQGEAPPGILPGEAGAGFDSCDCNY encoded by the exons aTGGCTGACAACGAGGACGCAACTGAGATAAATGAAGAAGGAGAAGCTGAAATTGAAGACAAACCTGATGCCGAAGATGAACCTGAGCATGATACTGAAGCTGAAGCTGAAGTTGAAGCTACAGCAGCAGAGGAAACACAGGATGTTACATCAAAACCGAGTGAACCGGAGATTCAAAAAAGCAAAAGCAAAGATAGTGCACTTCGGGGTCAACCCCCGGAACATCGGATACCTTCTGGCATTGGCGAAG GTGCTCCTATGAAACCTGGGGGTCGACAAGAGTCTATCTTAAGTACGTCCCCTCTAACTGATCCCGCtttaatagaagaaatgaagATTGCTGATGAACGTTGTACCGTCATCATGAAAGAAATCGAAGATTTAAAGCTCGAAATCCTTGGCCTTATGGAG AAAAAAGAGCTATCGGAAGAAGACACGCAATTGCTTCAACAGAAGCAAGATGAACTCTTGACGAAAATGGCGGAAGTTGAACAAATAACACGAAAATTGCAAAGCATGTTAGGTTTGACAGACTTGTCGAGTCTCACCTTTAGTAAAATGTTTGACATGCTGCCATATCCACACACGAAACCTAGCTCGATAatggaggaggaagaagaagtaaAACCGAGGCCTGAGGATCTTTTTGACTTGCCTCAGATTGAATATCCAGAAGACAA ACTTCCTCGAGTGATCATTTGTGGTCACACGGAAGACGAGATTCCAAAGATCGTTGTAGCGGACAGTAAAAAGAGGGGGGCAGATAGATCTCTAAAAAATCTGACGGGAAAATTGACAGAGTCATTGACTATGCAAGAGAAACTAGTATTAGAGAATGCACAGCTCGAAGGCGGCAA ATACAAATTAGAAGAAGCATTGTTGGAGAAGGACACTGCCGTCGAGAGCCTTCAAAGGAAGGTATGCGGGCTGCAGGCTGAAATGCGCATAGTCGTGAAGGAGAACACTGAATTGACCCGTCAACTAGCTTGCTTGAATCAACGAATCACTAGCCCTTGCTGTTACCCTTGTCCAGGTGGAAATCAGTCACCAGTATCAAGCCCGTCTCCTTTCCGTTCGTTTTCGTATACTACAACAGTGCAACAGGACGACGATTATTGCCAATGCAAATGCTGTTTGCCCCCACAATTCCCTGACAATTCATCTCCACATGGCAATTCCATATGCT TGACACGGAATAGCCAAACATTTTTGAACAGTGGGG ATTCTCCCAGGCTTGCAGGTGGTGCGTCAAGGTCAGGAGTATTCATTCTCAGTGGCGCTTCCTCGCAAATAGACGAAATGTGTTGTCGGAGTCCAGCCGCTGTTAAACAACCATGTCCGCCACCTCCGCCAAGAGGTACATGCCCGGAAGAGCTGGAGCAACAGCTTCAGTCTTACGGCAACAACAGCAAACAGCTT GAACAACAATTGGGCAATATAGAATGCGAAATACGTAATATGCAAATAGAGCTTGCCAACGTGCAAAGAGAACGCCAGCAATTGGAACAGCAACGCAAATTGTTGAAGTGCACCGGACCTTGTGCACCTTGTGGCTGTTGTCCACCACCTCCATCCATGAGCCATCAATCTCCCGGTTCGCCACCTTATATACCGCCTGCTCCGATTCTGCCACCACCTTCCATACCTCTACCCAAGGTATCC CCAACGATGCCACCCGCACCTTCTTCAACCTGCACCGGTCCTTGCGTGAACGCACCTATG GGTGCTAGCACATGTCCCCAGCAACAACTGCGCGATCTCCGTGAACAATACGCACGCCTTCAGGATGAttacaaaaacaaattatgCGAGGTTTCGTGCTTACGAACAGACGCCGAGAAACTAAAGCAACAAACGCGCGAAGCgatcgaagagagagagaagttgGACATCAAACTGGTCGACGCGCAGGAACGTTTGAAAGCAATAGAGGCCGAGAAAGGAAAATATGAAG GTTTTAAGGAGCAAATGATTGAACATGAACAACAATTAATAGTAGTCAAACAACGTTTCCGCGAATCGCAAGATGAACTAGAAGAATTGCGCTCACTGATTCAAGATCAAGCTGCTCAGCTCGAGGActatcgtaataaatatttacag GCACAACAACAAGTGGAAGAGCAACGCCGGCAGCTTGACCTCATGGAAATGGATAACGCACGGATGAACGAGAACGTGACACTAGAAATTGGCCGAGTTAAG AATCAGTTCCAAGAGAAATTGGCTGAGCTAGCACCGTTGCCAGATTTGTTAAAACAGACGCAAGTAAAGTTGCAGGAAGCTCAACAAATGCGTTTAGTTGCTGAACGAAACTGTGAAGATCTCTCGCGGGAGCTTGTAGGCTGTAAGGATAAGGCTCAGACTTTACAAAACCAGCTGGATGTCCTTCGTAATGAGTATCAAGCTATGCAG GAGGAGAGAGGGTCCGGTACCGGACGGTTTGAGGAACTCGAGAAAAAGAATTCTGAATTGCGCCACGAGAATGAACGTATGAAGAATACGCTTGCTAGATTCGAAGAGCATGAAGCGCAATTGCAAAAACGCATCGATGAGAAGATGCATGAAATTACTCAGTTGACGTCAATGCTTGATCAA GTTCGAGAAGACTCGGCGAGACAAGTTGCAAGAACGAAGGAGAGATGCGAGACTGCAAGAAGGTCAATGCAAGGTCAAATAGCGGATATGGAGAGACAGCTGGCCCAATGTAGGGCCACTGCGAGAGCTGCGCAAAAAGATAGGgatgaa ATACGACAAAAAATGCAGGGTCAAATAAACAACCTGAATGAAGCATTTGAACAGGCTCAAGGTCGCATAAGATCACTCCAAGGTCACGTGAATTATTTGAAGACGTCTTACAGTAATATCTTTAAAGGTCAAGGGGAAGCTCCACCTGGTATCTTACCTGGGGAAGCAGGTGCAGGTTTTGATTCCTGCGATTGTAATTACTAG